A single window of Vibrio sp. HB236076 DNA harbors:
- a CDS encoding LysE family translocator: MTTLASSLLTLCLVHLIGLMSPGPDFALVTQYTARYGRITGLIIAVGLAVGIGVHTLLSLFGISLFIQHSPQLFSIVQLLGGSYLLWLAYKSLSGLIKTRTMANTSCEQNPTHLTIEATTLSMPKAFFTGVMTNLFNPKALVFFVSLFTSLLPGHMSLGLKGMIWFLMVSLAFLWFGLVAFSLSFAKMERHLKKYSPVIDAICGVLFLFVGGTILSQLFLNHSI, from the coding sequence ATGACTACTCTAGCTTCATCACTACTGACTTTATGTCTCGTCCACCTCATTGGATTAATGAGCCCCGGACCGGACTTTGCCCTCGTCACCCAATACACAGCGCGTTATGGACGTATAACCGGACTCATTATCGCTGTAGGGTTAGCGGTCGGCATTGGTGTTCACACCTTATTGAGCCTGTTTGGCATTAGTTTGTTTATTCAACACAGTCCACAACTCTTTTCTATCGTGCAATTACTCGGTGGCAGCTATTTACTTTGGTTGGCTTATAAAAGCTTAAGTGGCTTAATCAAAACTCGCACCATGGCCAATACCTCTTGCGAGCAAAACCCCACCCACTTAACTATCGAAGCGACCACCCTATCGATGCCTAAAGCCTTTTTTACTGGTGTCATGACAAACTTGTTTAACCCCAAAGCCTTGGTGTTTTTTGTCAGTTTATTTACCTCTTTATTGCCAGGTCACATGAGCTTGGGCTTAAAAGGCATGATTTGGTTTTTAATGGTGAGCTTGGCGTTTTTGTGGTTTGGTTTAGTGGCTTTTTCATTATCATTTGCCAAAATGGAACGACACTTAAAGAAATATTCACCCGTCATCGACGCGATCTGCGGCGTATTATTTTTGTTCGTCGGCGGCACTATCTTGTCTCAGCTTTTTCTAAACCATTCAATTTAA
- the ggt gene encoding gamma-glutamyltransferase, whose protein sequence is MQWKRHLLTTLTLSALAAHSVAEQVTDQVAPEDATGVIDKQLVKSKHWMVTAANPHASDAGARVLAQGGNAVDAMIAVQLTLGLVEPQSSGIGGGAFMMYWDAKKNKLVSYDARETAPMAVTPQLFLDDEGQPLQFYDAVVGGRSVGTPGTVKLMWDMHQQYGKLAWDKIIEPVAKLAEQGFIISPRLASLIAGDVEKLKRFPATAAYLLNPDGSPKTAGTLLKNPGYAATLRRIVDQGADGFYRGTTAQNIVDTVNNAKGNPGVLSLNDLAHYQVKQRDPVCVDYHGKQVCGMGLPSSGGLTIGQILSFTSHFDLKQWGPNDPRSWQVLADASQLAFADRGLYMADTDFVPVPVSGLLDQNYLKERAELIEPGKALTKVAAGNPPWDHALNYQPDEAIELPCTSHFNIVDSDGNVISMTTSIENVFGSRLFVDGFFLNNELTDFSFRTQVDGQPIANRVEPGKRPRSSMSPTIVLEDNKPYLAIGSPGGSRIIGYVAQSLIAHLDWGMDIQQAVSMPHVLNRFGTVDLEAGTKATQWQVPMEKMGFDVSVRDLNSGLHAIRLTPNGLEGAADPRREGTAIGQ, encoded by the coding sequence ATGCAATGGAAACGCCATCTACTCACGACGCTTACCTTATCTGCCCTTGCTGCACACAGCGTCGCTGAGCAAGTTACCGACCAAGTCGCCCCTGAAGACGCAACCGGCGTCATTGACAAACAACTCGTAAAAAGCAAACACTGGATGGTCACTGCGGCTAACCCGCATGCGAGTGATGCCGGGGCTCGAGTACTGGCTCAAGGCGGCAACGCGGTCGACGCTATGATCGCCGTTCAACTGACACTTGGCTTGGTCGAACCACAGTCATCAGGTATTGGCGGTGGCGCCTTTATGATGTATTGGGATGCCAAGAAGAACAAGTTGGTCAGCTATGACGCTCGTGAAACTGCACCAATGGCCGTGACCCCTCAGTTGTTTCTCGACGATGAAGGGCAACCGCTGCAGTTTTATGATGCCGTTGTCGGCGGCCGCTCGGTCGGCACCCCTGGCACGGTTAAGCTGATGTGGGACATGCACCAGCAATATGGCAAACTCGCTTGGGATAAAATCATTGAACCCGTCGCCAAATTAGCAGAACAAGGCTTTATCATCAGCCCGCGTTTGGCCTCTTTGATTGCCGGAGATGTGGAAAAACTCAAACGCTTCCCAGCAACGGCGGCTTACTTGTTAAACCCCGATGGCAGCCCGAAAACAGCGGGAACCTTGCTTAAAAACCCGGGTTATGCGGCGACCTTAAGACGTATTGTCGACCAAGGAGCCGATGGCTTTTATCGAGGTACAACCGCGCAAAATATCGTCGATACGGTTAACAATGCCAAGGGCAACCCCGGAGTATTAAGTCTCAATGACTTGGCTCACTACCAAGTCAAACAACGCGACCCTGTTTGTGTCGATTACCATGGTAAACAGGTCTGCGGTATGGGCTTGCCTAGCTCTGGTGGTCTCACCATAGGTCAAATTCTCTCTTTTACGTCTCACTTTGACCTCAAACAATGGGGCCCCAATGATCCGCGCTCATGGCAAGTACTCGCTGATGCCTCTCAACTCGCCTTTGCTGATCGTGGCTTGTATATGGCGGACACCGATTTTGTGCCTGTGCCCGTTTCCGGTTTACTGGATCAAAATTACCTTAAAGAGCGCGCTGAATTAATTGAACCGGGTAAAGCCCTAACTAAGGTAGCGGCGGGCAATCCGCCTTGGGATCATGCGTTAAACTATCAACCCGATGAAGCTATAGAGCTCCCCTGTACTAGTCACTTTAATATCGTCGACAGTGACGGTAATGTGATTTCGATGACCACGTCTATCGAAAACGTGTTTGGCTCACGCTTGTTCGTCGATGGCTTCTTCTTAAACAACGAACTCACCGACTTCTCTTTCCGCACTCAAGTCGACGGTCAACCGATTGCCAACCGAGTCGAACCAGGTAAGCGACCGCGCTCGTCGATGTCACCGACCATCGTACTTGAAGACAATAAACCCTACCTAGCCATTGGTTCTCCAGGCGGTAGTCGGATTATTGGCTATGTTGCTCAATCGCTTATTGCCCACCTCGATTGGGGAATGGACATACAACAAGCGGTGAGTATGCCGCACGTACTCAACCGTTTTGGTACCGTGGATCTCGAAGCCGGTACCAAGGCCACTCAATGGCAAGTCCCGATGGAGAAAATGGGCTTCGATGTCTCTGTTAGAGATCTCAATTCAGGCTTACATGCCATTCGTTTAACCCCTAACGGCCTAGAAGGTGCCGCAGACCCTCGTCGTGAAGGGACAGCGATTGGGCAGTAA
- the uvrD gene encoding DNA helicase II — protein sequence MDPSLLLDGLNEKQRQAVASPLKNLLILAGAGSGKTRVLVHRMAWLLSVEQASPFSIMSVTFTNKAAAEMRGRIEELMHGSAGGMWTGTFHGICHRILRAHYLDANLPEDFQILDSDDQQRLLKRLIKAQNLDEKQWPARQVSWWINGKKDEGLRPQHIDSYQDPITQTYIQIYQAYQEACDRAGLVDFAEILLRCLELLRDKHYIREHYQARFKHLLVDEFQDTNNIQYAWLRLLCGPESRVMIVGDDDQSIYGWRGAKVENIEKFTLEFNDVETIRLEQNYRSTKTILEASNTLIANNTERMGKSLWTDGEAGELISVYSAFNELDEARFAVNKIQQWQDNGGSLNDCALLYRNNAQSRVLEEALIQSNLPYRIYGGMRFFERQEVKDALGYLRLMSNRNDDSAFERIVNTPTRGLGDKTLETIRFAARDRGATLWQACQALIDEKVLASRSASALNRFMELIDALEDDSRDMPLHQQTDHVIKASGLYAMYEQEKGEKSKARLENLEELVTATRQFEKPEEAEDMTLLTAFLTHAALEAGEGQADEFDDAVQLMTLHSAKGLEFPLVFMVGVEEGMFPSQMSAEEAGRLEEERRLCYVGMTRAKEKLYMTYAEMRRLYGQDKYHKPSRFISELPESCYEEVRMKASVSRASQTGRFSQTAVKESFNETGFQLGQRVVHPKFGEGTIINFEGSGPQSRVQVAFNGEGIKWLVTAYAKLEQI from the coding sequence ATGGACCCTTCTCTTCTTCTCGACGGTTTAAACGAAAAGCAGCGTCAAGCCGTTGCTTCACCACTAAAAAATTTATTGATTTTGGCCGGGGCGGGCAGTGGTAAAACACGAGTATTGGTTCATCGAATGGCCTGGCTACTGTCTGTTGAGCAAGCGTCGCCATTTTCCATCATGTCGGTCACCTTCACCAATAAAGCCGCTGCTGAAATGCGAGGTCGAATTGAGGAGTTGATGCACGGCAGTGCGGGCGGGATGTGGACGGGTACGTTCCACGGTATTTGCCACCGTATTTTAAGAGCGCACTATCTAGATGCAAACTTACCAGAAGACTTTCAAATTCTCGATAGCGATGACCAGCAGCGATTGTTAAAGCGTTTGATCAAAGCTCAGAATTTGGATGAGAAGCAATGGCCAGCAAGGCAAGTGTCATGGTGGATTAACGGTAAAAAAGACGAGGGGTTAAGGCCTCAACACATCGACAGTTACCAAGACCCCATTACGCAAACCTACATTCAAATTTATCAAGCTTATCAAGAAGCGTGTGATCGCGCTGGCTTGGTTGATTTTGCAGAAATTTTATTGCGTTGTTTGGAGTTGTTACGCGACAAACACTACATCCGCGAACATTATCAAGCGCGTTTCAAGCACCTGTTAGTTGATGAATTTCAAGATACCAATAACATTCAATACGCTTGGTTACGATTGCTTTGTGGTCCAGAATCACGGGTGATGATCGTCGGTGACGATGACCAATCTATCTATGGCTGGCGCGGTGCGAAAGTAGAAAACATCGAAAAATTCACGCTGGAATTTAACGACGTAGAAACCATTCGCCTAGAGCAAAATTATCGTTCGACGAAAACCATTTTAGAAGCGTCGAATACCTTGATTGCGAATAATACTGAGCGCATGGGTAAAAGCTTGTGGACCGATGGCGAGGCTGGTGAGTTGATCTCGGTGTATTCTGCGTTTAACGAACTCGATGAAGCGCGCTTTGCCGTGAATAAAATTCAGCAATGGCAAGATAATGGCGGCAGCTTAAATGACTGTGCATTACTGTATCGCAACAATGCACAATCTCGCGTTCTTGAAGAGGCTTTGATTCAATCTAACTTACCATACCGTATTTACGGTGGTATGCGATTCTTCGAGCGGCAAGAAGTCAAAGACGCCCTAGGTTATTTGCGCTTGATGTCCAATCGCAACGATGATTCCGCTTTTGAGCGCATTGTTAACACGCCAACGCGCGGGTTAGGTGATAAGACCCTTGAAACCATTCGTTTTGCAGCACGCGATCGAGGGGCAACGTTGTGGCAGGCTTGCCAAGCACTGATTGACGAAAAAGTGTTAGCGTCGCGCTCGGCTTCGGCATTAAATCGCTTTATGGAGTTGATTGATGCTTTAGAGGATGATTCTCGCGATATGCCATTGCATCAACAGACGGATCACGTGATCAAAGCGTCTGGGTTGTACGCAATGTATGAGCAAGAAAAAGGTGAAAAGTCCAAAGCACGCTTGGAAAACTTAGAAGAGCTGGTGACAGCCACTCGGCAGTTCGAAAAGCCCGAAGAAGCGGAGGACATGACGTTATTAACGGCGTTTCTTACCCATGCCGCCTTAGAAGCAGGGGAAGGGCAAGCCGATGAATTTGATGATGCCGTACAATTGATGACACTGCACAGCGCCAAAGGGCTCGAGTTTCCCTTGGTCTTTATGGTTGGCGTTGAGGAAGGGATGTTTCCAAGCCAAATGTCTGCCGAAGAGGCGGGCCGTTTGGAGGAAGAGCGCCGGTTGTGTTATGTCGGTATGACGCGAGCGAAAGAAAAGCTGTATATGACCTATGCTGAAATGCGTCGTTTATACGGCCAAGATAAATACCATAAACCGTCGCGATTTATCAGTGAATTACCAGAATCCTGTTACGAAGAAGTCCGTATGAAGGCCAGTGTGTCACGTGCTTCACAAACAGGGCGCTTTAGCCAAACCGCAGTCAAAGAAAGCTTTAACGAAACGGGTTTTCAATTAGGCCAGCGCGTTGTACACCCCAAGTTTGGCGAAGGGACCATTATCAATTTTGAAGGCAGTGGGCCGCAAAGCCGGGTACAAGTCGCCTTCAATGGCGAGGGGATCAAGTGGTTAGTGACGGCTTACGCCAAGCTAGAACAGATTTAG
- a CDS encoding DUF2282 domain-containing protein encodes MKKSNIAMAAAVTSLVAFSGSILTSAPAEAAGKEKCYGVSKAGQNDCATKTSSCAGTATQDNQSDAFVIVPAGLCGKLTGGSTTSS; translated from the coding sequence ATGAAAAAATCCAATATTGCAATGGCCGCCGCCGTCACGAGTCTTGTGGCATTTTCTGGCTCGATTCTCACCTCTGCACCAGCGGAAGCTGCTGGCAAAGAAAAGTGTTATGGCGTGTCTAAAGCGGGTCAGAACGATTGTGCCACCAAGACCAGTTCTTGTGCAGGAACAGCAACACAAGATAACCAGTCTGATGCCTTTGTGATTGTCCCTGCGGGTCTTTGTGGCAAATTAACCGGCGGTAGCACTACCTCTTCTTAA